A single region of the Equus przewalskii isolate Varuska chromosome 26, EquPr2, whole genome shotgun sequence genome encodes:
- the SLC46A2 gene encoding solute carrier family 46 member 2 isoform X1, translating into MGPEATCPWRCPLPRLQVWTWIEPVVASTQVATSLYDAGLLLVVKASFGAETSSNHSASPSPRGALEDQQQRAISNFYINYNLVMGLTPLLSAYGLGWLSDRYHRKIAICVSLLGFLLSRLGLLLKVLLDWPVEVLYGAAALTGLCGGFSAFWSGVMSLGSLGSSEGHRSVRLILIDLILGLAGFCGSMASGHLFKQMVGGSRQGLVLAACSVSCAACALLYSLLVLRVPESMSKPSKALPAVDTVSGTVGTYRTLDPDEPDKQSVVEHPPSPGKAKPPKTIIALLFVGAILYDLAVIGTVDVIPLFVLREPLSWNQVQVGYGMAAGYTIFITSFLGVLVFSRCFRDTTMIMIGMVSFGSGALLLAFVKETYMFYIARAIMLFALIPITTIRSAMSKLIKGSSYGKVFVVLQLSLTLTGVVTSTVYNNIYQLTMEKFVGTCFALSSFFSFLAIIPIGIVAYKQASWLQYGDMTEK; encoded by the exons ATGGGCCCCGAGGCCACCTGCCCGTGGAGATGCCCCCTGCCTCGCCTCCAGGTGTGGACCTGGATCGAGCCCGTGGTGGCCTCCACCCAGGTGGCCACGTCCCTCTACGACGCGGGGCTGCTCCTGGTGGTGAAGGCATCGTTCGGAGCGGAGACCTCCTCCAACCACAGCGCCAGCCCGTCGCCCCGGGGGGCTCTAGAGGACCAACAGCAGAGGGCCATCTCCAATTTCTACATCAACTACAACCTTGTGATGGGCCTGACGCCCCTGCTGTCCGCCTACGGGCTGGGCTGGCTCAGCGACCGCTACCACCGCAAGATCGCCATCTGCGTGTCCCTGCTGGGCTTCCTGCTCTCCCGCCTCGGGCTGCTGCTCAAGGTGCTGCTGGACTGGCCCGTGGAGGTGCTGTACGGGGCAGCGGCGCTGACCGGGCTGTGCGGCGGCTTCTCGGCGTTCTGGTCGGGAGTCATGTCCCTGGGATCCCTCGGCTCCTCCGAGGGCCACCGCTCCGTGCGCCTTATCCTTATTGACTTGATCCTGGGCTTGGCGGGATTCTGCGGGAGCATGGCGTCTGGACATCTCTTCAAGCAGATGGTTGGGGGATCCAGGCAAGGTCTGGTGCTGGCAGCCTGCAGCGTGAGCTGTGCCGCTTGTGCGCTTCTGTACAGCCTCTTGGTCCTGAGGGTCCCCGAGTCGATGTCCAAGCCCAGCAAGGCACTCCCTGCTGTGGATACCGTGTCTGGCACGGTTGGCACATATCGCACCCTAGATCCTGATGAGCCAGACAAGCAGAGTGTGGTGGAGCACCCTCCGTCTCCTGGGAAAGCAAAGCCCCCAAAAACCATCATCGCCCTGCTCTTCGTGGGTGCCATCTTATATGACCTGGCAGTGATCGGCACAGTGGACGTGATTCCCCTTTTTGTGCTGAGAGAGCCTCTCAGTTGGAACCAAGTGCAGGTGGGCTATGGGATGGCTGCAGGGTACACCATCTTCATCACCAGCTTCCTGGGCGTCCTGGTCTTCTCCCGCTGCTTCCGGGACACAACCATGATCATGATTGGGATGGTTTCCTTTGGGTCAGGAGCCCtcctcttggcttttgtgaaagAGACATACATGTTCTATATTG CTCGCGCTATCATGCTGTTTGCTCTCATTCCCATTACAACCATCCGATCAGCAATGTCTAAACTCATAAAGGGCTCCTCTTATG GAAAGGTGTTCGTCGTCCTGCAGCTGTCCCTGACTCTGACGGGAGTGGTGACATCCACGGTGTACAACAACATCTATCAGCTCACCATGGAGAAGTTCGTCGGTACCTGCtttgctctttcctcctttttctccttcctggccATCATCCCAATTGG
- the SLC46A2 gene encoding solute carrier family 46 member 2 isoform X2, protein MGPEATCPWRCPLPRLQVWTWIEPVVASTQVATSLYDAGLLLVVKASFGAETSSNHSASPSPRGALEDQQQRAISNFYINYNLVMGLTPLLSAYGLGWLSDRYHRKIAICVSLLGFLLSRLGLLLKVLLDWPVEVLYGAAALTGLCGGFSAFWSGVMSLGSLGSSEGHRSVRLILIDLILGLAGFCGSMASGHLFKQMVGGSRQGLVLAACSVSCAACALLYSLLVLRVPESMSKPSKALPAVDTVSGTVGTYRTLDPDEPDKQSVVEHPPSPGKAKPPKTIIALLFVGAILYDLAVIGTVDVIPLFVLREPLSWNQVQVGYGMAAGYTIFITSFLGVLVFSRCFRDTTMIMIGMVSFGSGALLLAFVKETYMFYIGKVFVVLQLSLTLTGVVTSTVYNNIYQLTMEKFVGTCFALSSFFSFLAIIPIGIVAYKQASWLQYGDMTEK, encoded by the exons ATGGGCCCCGAGGCCACCTGCCCGTGGAGATGCCCCCTGCCTCGCCTCCAGGTGTGGACCTGGATCGAGCCCGTGGTGGCCTCCACCCAGGTGGCCACGTCCCTCTACGACGCGGGGCTGCTCCTGGTGGTGAAGGCATCGTTCGGAGCGGAGACCTCCTCCAACCACAGCGCCAGCCCGTCGCCCCGGGGGGCTCTAGAGGACCAACAGCAGAGGGCCATCTCCAATTTCTACATCAACTACAACCTTGTGATGGGCCTGACGCCCCTGCTGTCCGCCTACGGGCTGGGCTGGCTCAGCGACCGCTACCACCGCAAGATCGCCATCTGCGTGTCCCTGCTGGGCTTCCTGCTCTCCCGCCTCGGGCTGCTGCTCAAGGTGCTGCTGGACTGGCCCGTGGAGGTGCTGTACGGGGCAGCGGCGCTGACCGGGCTGTGCGGCGGCTTCTCGGCGTTCTGGTCGGGAGTCATGTCCCTGGGATCCCTCGGCTCCTCCGAGGGCCACCGCTCCGTGCGCCTTATCCTTATTGACTTGATCCTGGGCTTGGCGGGATTCTGCGGGAGCATGGCGTCTGGACATCTCTTCAAGCAGATGGTTGGGGGATCCAGGCAAGGTCTGGTGCTGGCAGCCTGCAGCGTGAGCTGTGCCGCTTGTGCGCTTCTGTACAGCCTCTTGGTCCTGAGGGTCCCCGAGTCGATGTCCAAGCCCAGCAAGGCACTCCCTGCTGTGGATACCGTGTCTGGCACGGTTGGCACATATCGCACCCTAGATCCTGATGAGCCAGACAAGCAGAGTGTGGTGGAGCACCCTCCGTCTCCTGGGAAAGCAAAGCCCCCAAAAACCATCATCGCCCTGCTCTTCGTGGGTGCCATCTTATATGACCTGGCAGTGATCGGCACAGTGGACGTGATTCCCCTTTTTGTGCTGAGAGAGCCTCTCAGTTGGAACCAAGTGCAGGTGGGCTATGGGATGGCTGCAGGGTACACCATCTTCATCACCAGCTTCCTGGGCGTCCTGGTCTTCTCCCGCTGCTTCCGGGACACAACCATGATCATGATTGGGATGGTTTCCTTTGGGTCAGGAGCCCtcctcttggcttttgtgaaagAGACATACATGTTCTATATTG GAAAGGTGTTCGTCGTCCTGCAGCTGTCCCTGACTCTGACGGGAGTGGTGACATCCACGGTGTACAACAACATCTATCAGCTCACCATGGAGAAGTTCGTCGGTACCTGCtttgctctttcctcctttttctccttcctggccATCATCCCAATTGG